In Porites lutea chromosome 1, jaPorLute2.1, whole genome shotgun sequence, a single genomic region encodes these proteins:
- the LOC140947468 gene encoding uncharacterized protein — MDLRKFTVFAFLLNLGILATTVEGISYQVGKLNASETRQGWNCNSGCEAPQHCTLPRCTNVVFPQTFSGSATVRVFVSLSHEDQSSVVHSPSAVWAESISTAGFQLCSHATGSTNDTGIINWVAFQDKPKLTHGSVTFSGIWTTETKCEKVAFSQSFASKPRVFASVKYTRSTKPNDAMYLWLENVNSGGFEVCLREFLPFDGKHQDAVVDWFAFTGNGSQLNFTITGEEIFPNSGNPSAKNNYGFCQVSIIDWKISELKKIDTKTRKLLNMHKMLHPKADVERLYIPRKDGGRGLIDVETAFKTATIGLDHYLKHKEGQYPKQVLEHERSKAKNSISKNATKFKREVTMPEIENRNWFAFSKLHKPLFTEHGVISFPNTNPPLDKMNNAYCQLYTSGTNFTSVREALEQEDKLAASWYHDNFLLANPDKFQAMILYNRNIDIEG, encoded by the exons ATGGACCtcaggaaatttaccgtttttgccttTCTCTTGAACCTGGGGATTCTCGCTACAACTGTAGAAG GTATTTCCTATCAAGTTGGGAAACTCAACGCATCAGAGACACGTCAAGGATGGAATTGCAACAGCGGATGTGAGGCGCCACAACATTGTACACTGCCACGCTGCACCAATGTGGTATTTCCGCAAACGTTTAGTGGATCTGCAACC GTTCGAGTTTTTGTGTCATTAAGCCATGAAGATCAGTCTTCAGTTGTTCATTCACCTTCCGCCGTGTGGGCAGAGTCCATTAGTACAGCTGGATTTCAGTTATGCTCGCATGCAACAGGTTCTACAAATGACACTGGAATTATTAACTGGGTAGCATTCCAGGACAAACCTAAGTTAACGCATGGAAGCGTTACTTTTAGCGGAATAtggacaacagaaacaaagtgTGAGAAGGTGGCCTTTTCTCAG AGCTTTGCTTCCAAGCCTCGTGTATTTGCCTCTGTTAAGTACACTCGCAGTACAAAGCCAAATGATGCTATGTACTTATGGTTAGAGAACGTCAATTCTGGAGGATTTGAAGTGTGCTTAAGGGAATTCTTGCCCTTTGATGGAAAACACCAAGATGCAGTTGTg GACTGGTTTGCATTCACTGGAAATGGGAGTCAACTTAATTTCACAATAACTGGGGAAGAAATCTTTCcaaacagtggaaatccatcgGCCAAAAACAACTACGGCTTCTGTCAGGTGA GTATCATTGACTGGAAAATCTcagaactgaagaagattgacacaaaaacacgcaaactaTTGAACATGCACAAGATGTTGCATCCTAAAGCAGATGTGGAAAGGCTGTACATCCCAAGAAAAGATGGAGGTAGGGGCCTGATTGATGTAGAAACAGCATTCAAAACTGCAACAATAGGCCTTGATCACTATCTGAAGCACAAGGAAGGGCAATATCCAAAGCAGGTGCTTGAACATGAAAGATCTaaagccaaaaattcaatatccaagaatgctactaaattcaaaagggaagTAACAATGCCAGAGATTGAGAACAGA AACTGGTTTGCCTTCTCCAAACTGCACAAGCCTCTTTTCACTGAACATGGTGTCATAAGTTTTCCAAATACGAACCCACCTTTGGATAAAATGAACAATGCTTATTGCCAG TTGTACACCTCAGGAACTAATTTTACATCTGTAAGGGAAGCCTTAGAGCAGGAAGATAAACTTGCCGCGTCTTGGTATCATGATAATTTTCTTCTCGCAAATCCTGACAAATTCCAGGCGATGATCCTTTATAATAGAAATATTGACATTGAAGGCTAA